A region of the Primulina eburnea isolate SZY01 chromosome 7, ASM2296580v1, whole genome shotgun sequence genome:
AATTAAAGATCTTTGTTAAAGTATGGGCTGAAATTCCAAGTGATTGACCAAGTGCAAAGGCTTCAGAAACCCCAAGCATGCTAACAGCTAAGGCCAAATTATTACAAATTTTTGCTGCCTATATAGTAGCAAAATTAGAGAGTTAATCTACCAAGTGTTCAAATCTATGATTTTGTAAAGGAACTGTGCAAGTGAATATCCATTCAAGTGACACTTGTATTCTCTGTCCACTTGCTATTTTTATGAGTGAATACTATTGCAATATAGTGTAAAGGAACCTGATattcaaaaatttcattttGTTAACGACGAACAAGTAGTCAGAAATAGGAAATGTGGATGATGAAAAGCTCAAGGACGATTCATATGCTACTTCCTCAGCTTAGAGATGCTTAAAATTTTGCAACCAAACACGCGTGGGCAAAAGGTTCCAAACAAGACCATACCGAACCATTTCCTGGACCACCACAGTGTATGATGTTTTTGCCCATTGAGAGAAGCAAAGGCTTTGAAGACATATATGCTTGCTCTGAGCCACCGACCTGAAGAAGACACATGTCATATACTGCTATAATAAGTTCGAGAATTTGAAAGATCAGCTTCTGCAGCCAAAAACAAAAGACATCCTGAAATATGTCAAACAACATGAACTTAGCTCTCATTGAACATAACTTTTCAGATCAACTTCATGAGACCAGCTTACAGTTCTGAATCATGGGAAACTTATCAATGGAAGAGAGAGAACAATGAACCGTTAAATATTAAAGCAAGAAACTGTAACCATAGGATTGCTAGATTCATATGATAAAAGTTAGTCAATCACCAAAAAAGACCTCGTAAAGAAAAAGACGGACACTGTGAAGTTTCTCGTAGACATGGACCTGACTAATCAGAAAATTAAGCAACAGGTTTGAATGAGGAAAGAAAAATGAGTAGCGGTTGATACATGTTGTCACTTGTCTGAACAAAAATTTATCAAGCAGAAGCGTTGCTCTGTTGAATAGCAGCCTAATAAcgcaaataaaattttaacagtATGACTTGTTTATTGAGATCAAAAGTACTAGAGCCCTCGCTTTCAAAAGACACTGGAACCAACAGAGCCATGACTAGGGAAAAAATTCCAACAAGCATTAAGACATCAAAATAAAATGGTTTTTGATATGTCACATTTTCCATGATTAGCTTTACTAGAATCAAACAGAAGTACCATGAATACTTTCAAGGAAAACAAGTCAAAAGCTTCGACAACTATACCATGAAAGTGAGTGAGCCAGTCTCAGCTGATAGAACACCGCCAGATACAGGTGCATCCAATATAGCAGGAGACCCACTACCTCCTAAGGAATATATGCAATCAGATCTTGCAACAACTCACAGGAATATGTGCAACCAGATTGCGAACTATGGGAGATTCAGTACATTTATGAATAGCAAAATAAGGAATACATATTGACTCACGGAATCTGCTCTGAAGAAACTAAAATTGAATCAGAGGCAATAAGATTTTTAAAGAAGTAGGAAAAGGTTTTGAACTTCAACTTTGTTTACACAGACCCTGTGAGAACAGGCATTATAAATTGTACCAAACAACTGTTATTTggtaaaagatttaaattacaGCATTCTCCATCAAATCAAGAACAATGTGTGCACTGGATGATAACATTGTAACATATTTTAATGGAAAAGAATGCTGCTTTGGCGATAAAGATCAAAAGACATTATATTTATGAGAAAGGAAGTTTAGAAAGACCAGGCATTATTACAGAGTAGTCATTATGTTTAAATACCAAATAAATACCCGATAGCCCATAGATATTAATCAGCGAAAGATAAGGATACTGTAGCAAATGGTGATTTTTTTAACAACCAatcaaaataagaaaataaatcaactctttgatgGTTAATAAACGATAACATACCCCTATCTTCCTTTAATTTACAACCAGAAATGGCTTTAGAAACTGTTCTAGACGTTTGAGGATCAATCGTAGAGGAATCTATGAACAGTTGTGGTCTAAGCAAATTCCCATCACTAAGGAAACCTTTTGGTCCAGTGTAAACATCCATCACCTAAATGTACAAGAACACAGAATTTTTGTCGGATGAACTGAGATAGATACACGGTAGAAAAAGTAATTCACAAAGTAACTTCAATGCCAATGGGTAGAAGTTTCTTCATTTTGTTTGGGCTAATATAGAGGATGTGCAACGGGTTTACATGGCTATTGATCATAATGACATATTTAAAGATATCTACGATACAGGAACAGAGCTCAGGACCACATAAGCTGGCCAGCTAGGTATAAACGAATCACAAACGGATAACTCTCTGTCTGAGAGTTAATCAACAGTTAAGATGGGAGTATCAGGTGCAACTAAATTCAAAATGGAGACTTGATATTTTGATTGTATATATATCAGAAGTGACATCATGTGATTTAGCTCGATCAAATTCGAACGGATAGTACCCCCAGTAGGACTCAGAAACTCCTCTTTCACTGGTCGTTTCATAAACAAGATACGAAATGCAAGAGAAAATGAGAAATCCAGGAGGCAACATCAAGTTAATCAAGAAACTATCAATTCTGAATGACTGGTAACTTATAAATAGTTTGTACTGGttcaattatttaaatatcATCTATTTCCTTATAAAGGAGAACTAGATTGTGTTCATGAGAAGTAGTTCACATGGCAACCTCTTTCATCATTTAACACTATCAACACTAGAACCtaggttgatttttttttttcccatcATCTAATATGTGGATCCAGAAACTTTGCTTCACGATTTGCATCTGTAGTGCACCATTCCATGATTATAGCCATGAACTTCGATGATATTGGATGGCTATATCTTCATATACCGAcacaaattaaattaaaagcTTACATGTGTTGAAGATGGCAACATAGTGATTACAACATCACATTCTTCTGCAACTTCAAAAGGTGAATTTTTTGTAAGAATGCCATTGTCAGAGTATTTCTTCATGACATCAAGGTTTCTGTGCCAAATATAGAGTAGAAAAGATCGTGTTATAAGATTTATGTGCTCCCAAGAACTGATCGCTTTCTTTTGTTTATAAAACAAACTCAATAGATTGAGAGAAGTAGGAAGGATCAAGAAAAAGGTCCCATGTTATACACGAATACTGCAACAAGGATGGAAATATAGAGATGAATAAATTACACATCATGAACCAGGACATTGTATCCAGCTTTAATCAAGTTATTTGCCATTCGAGATCCCATGTTTCCCAGCCCTATGAATCCAACTCTCTGTGATTGATAAATTGAACAATAAACTCATACCCATCAGGATAGGAAACCACAATAATATTTAATCAAAAATCAAGTGATTTATAACAAAGTTCAAAAGAAAATTAATCATCAAAGATGCGGGTGCTCGTTCTCATTTCTTTGGTTCCACGCAGTGGATGAGCAGACAAGATGGGCGTATGTTATTAATTCAAGAATCATGACGATTTGTTTAAGATTCGGGAACTGAGTTTCACGCAATGATGATGTACAGTGTAACTACACGAAAGAATCAGTTCTCTTGTTATAAACCGAAACCAAGATAATGTAATTCATTCAAGATTCGGCGAACTGAATTTCAAGCAAGCACAAAAAAACGCAAGAACTGTGCAACCGGCAAAAGAGCATAAGAATTTCAAGACATCACAAGTTGTAAAAAAGAAACGATGAAAGGAGAGAGCTCTCACTTCGAATTGAGAAGAGACGAGGGATGACGAACTCATGCGAGCCCAAGAGAGTTTATTATATAAAACAGATGAAGTGATGATCTTGGAATTGCCTCTATAAAGAGACACCAACCATTTTCTGTAAGTATTACAAGAAGCCATTCTTGAATTTTCTTCGCCCCTTTCGCCAAAATCGATAGATAAAAAGGGGTTTCTTTGATCtggtaattaaattaataatgatTATGGGTCACCCATCGTCAAACCCTTTCAAATACTCCACAAATGATATTTAACGTAGGACGGGTTTTTGTATAAATCCCATGTTCAGAGACGTTGATGTCTTTAAGATTTTCCAAAGTGGGAAGACGTCCGCATCAATTTCCCTTATTCACAGAAAAATTCCTAATCAACAAGTAAATGATTTCTGTGAAGAAGATAATTTTCAAAGGCTTGATTTTTGTAACATTTTTAAGTGTTTACATTAACTATACATAAACTTTATGATTTCTTGTTAAGTTTTCTAATATATTCCATCAGATTCCAAACCAAAGATAAGAAGCAATTTGAGCAACACAATCATGATTCATCTGCACGTAAAAGCATAAACCAAACACACATTAGATCTCATCCAACAGATGAGGACTTTTGTACAGATGAAAATACCCGATATAACAACAATTTTTGCAGAAACCACTAGCACCAATCTAGTTTTCCTATTTCATCTACCCAGGGGGGAAGGGAGCTCAATGAGGTATTTGATTCCCAATTCTCCTTTTCATCCACCAAAACAAGCTTACCAAAACTAAATTGATGAAAGGTCCTCGTATATCGTCTTGATACCGGGTCTCTCAGATACAGCACGAATGCATCTTAGAGCTATTTCAAGAACTTTCTTCATTCCCTTGTCCACTGCTGGGATTGCCATCTCTGATGTCAACACAGAATCAAAACAATCCGATCCTCGACCTTCCGCCACCCTCAAACAAACCCAATCAGTCAAATCAACCCCACCATTTTCACCAGAAACTACATCTCCTGCACATTTTCCTGTAAGAAGTTCCAGTAAGATCACCCCAAATGCGTAAATGTCAGATTTGAAAGAAGGTTGAGGTTTCTTTAATGCAGCTAGTTCAGGTGCACGATATCCCAGCACCCCAGCATCAAGAATCTGTTCTACGATGCCTGATTGAGTCATAATGCGGTGCAGACAGTAATCAGCCACTCGAGCATTGAGATCAGGTCCATCTAGTAGTATATTGGTAGCTTTAAGGTTTCCATGAGGAATGGCTCGGTCAAAATGGAGATAGTTCAGGCCACGTGCAACATCAACCGCTATTTTGAGCCTCTGAGCCCAGGTCAAGGGTGGACCCTTTCTTCCCGGACGATCTGCAAATAGGGGATGGTTAGAAAGTATTAGGTATCAATTGCATTTCAGTTAAAAAAAGACAGCGTAGACTTTGTTATACTCGGGCATTTTATGAGGATAGAGCCTTCATACCCATGCTTGTAAACACCGCAATCAGTTTGATTCCACGAAACAAAAGTGGTGTCGCAGACATTTGGATAACGTTCAAACAAGAGGTCAAGGAGATAGATCGACAACTTAGAATTTTCTCATAAAtcagaagaaaaaaaataagcCAAGACATGCAGAAAAAGCTCAAGAACAGAATACAACATTTACCATAGAGAAAACCAGTAACACTTCCTGGAGATATGTAGTCTGAAAGAATAAGCTTCTCGTGTTGTGTTGGTCCCCAGTAGTAACCTCTCAATCCAACCACATTTGGATGTTTGATGTTGGTAAATTTTTTAGCTTCTTTAGCAAAGTCCTTTTTCTGCTTCGCAACTCCTTCCCTCAACCACTTCACAGTCAAGAGCATCCCATTGTCCATAGTTGCTCTGTAAGATGTCCCATGGCTGCTTCTTCCGAGGACTTCTGCAGGTGCCCTTGATAGTTCCCCGGCTGAAAATGAGATTGTGTCATCTAAAAAGTAAAGCTCGCCAGCCAGTTGCTCAGGAGACCTAATATCCAATCTGGAAAGATTTTCTGCAGTAAAGGAATCTCCTGATTCTGGCGACCATGAGAATTGGCTGGGCTTGGATGGGGAGAAACCAGTTACAGCAGCTATATTCTCATCGGGGCTGATTATCTCTAATGACGATCCTTTTCGAGATTTCGCGAGTTCCTCTGCTGAAACAACCAACCCACCAGCACGGACTCCTCCACCAATTAAAGTATTTGTTGACGTTTGGTATCTGGCATGTTTGTCGGTTGCATGTGGCAAAAGCCTTTTCGATGCACACTTGTAATATATGAAAACGGCAAGAAGGATCAAAATGATAATAGCAATCACGCAAGCCGATATTACTACCACCTTGATGACAGTTCTCAAATGTTTCTTACTTGTATTTCCATCTGGAATATGGTCAGAACTGGGAGGAGGATTGGGAAACAGCAACTGAGGATTGCCAGGGTAGAAAGAAGATAGAGAAAACTTCCTCAAGTTTTCTGGTACAACACCAGAAAGATCATTATACGATGCATTAAAGCTCTGGAGAGTGTTAGGCCAGTTCTTGGGTATTGGACCAGTAAAATGATTCCGAGAAATATCCAATGAATTTAAGATACTCAAACCACCAATAGAAGTAGGCAGAGGACCAGAGAAATTGTTTCCTCCAATATTAAGCACTTCAAGTGAAGAAAAATTTCCAAACCCATCAGGGAGGTAACCATCCAACTGATTATCAGAAATATCAAGAACGCGGAGATTTGAATCAGCTGAGGAAGGAGAAAAGCCAATGCTACCAGATAGTATGTTGCTCTGAAGGTGAAGTTCTTTCAGAGTAGCTGATGTTAAAAGTGCAGGTAAAAGTGGTCCATCCAACTGGTTGAAGCTGAAATCGAGGGTCGTGAGTTTTGGGAATTGCAGGATGACTTTTGGAAGAGAACCATTCAGGGAATTGTGGGACAGATTCAGGTAATTTAACCGCAAAAACTGAGCAGTTACCTCAGGAATGGATCCCACCAAATTGTTGTGGCTAAGATCAAGGATTTCTATGTTTCCCCATCTCAGCAACCGCGATAAATTTCCTTCAAATTGGTTTCTAGAAAGATCAACTACCGCACAGCTTCCCGTCAGCAGTGGAAGCTCGCCAGAAAGTACATTGGAGGAGAGATTGAGGGTGTTCAATGTTGTGGACGTTATCATACTTATTGGCCCTGtaaggtaacaaaaattgtcaGTAGTTATTGCACGATAATTGGGGCTCTGCATCATTTTCTTCAAACAACAAATTAAAATGTTTCACAACCCAGAAGTAGTGAAAAAGAGGATGTCATGTAAATTTTCAGATGCCACAAGTTTTCAGCAGTAGATGTACCTGAGAGGTTGTTTCCGCTCAAGTCCAAGTCGGTTAGCACCAATGAATCTCCTTTCAATAGATTATTGGGAATGTAACCAGAAAATTTATTGTTACTAAGTTTCAGGACTTGAAGATCATACACAAAATTGAACCCTGGCAACTCTCCAGACAACTGATTGTAGCTCAAATCAAGAACCTCCACAGTCCCAAAAGTCTGCGCCTCACCGCCACTGACAAGTGATCCTGTTAATTGGTTGTGACTCAGATTTAAATGCTTCACAGATGGTGAAATACCCTCAAGAAAATTCTGATGCTCTTCAGCAGCAGTCCCAAGTAAATTCCCACTGAGATCAATATGACTGGCTGAAGTAGTAGCTAGCAGAAATACAGGATCCAATTTACCATCAAGCATGTTGCCATGCAAGTCAAGTACGTCAAGATGTGTCATCAGTTCAAACCCTTTAGGGATGCTTTTTGTGAAGCCATTTAGTGATAGATTAAGATACACGACATCACTCAACCTCGTCAAAGATGAGGGCAATGGCCCAGAAAGGGAGTTGCGGCTCATGTCCAAAGAAAGGACTGAAGAAAGTCCAGAAATGGAATCTGGGATCAAgccagaaaaattatttcccGCCAAAGAGAGGTTTTTTATGCTACTCATTTTACCAATTTCATGTGGCAACGACGAGAAAAATAAATTGTTAGAAATGTCCAGATATTCAAGATTCTTGAAGTCGCCAAGGGTGGCAGGCAGTGTCCCGGATATTGAATTGTTGGATATTGAAAGCTTGACAAGCATTGATAGATTTGTGAAGACACCCAAATCTGTGTCCGCAGTCAATCCCACATTGTCAAGAACAACAGCGGCAACATTACCACCATTACACATCACCCCATTCCAGGATGCAGGACACCCATTGAAATCTATAGATTCATCATTCCACGAATCAAGCACAAAACCTGTTGGGTCATTCGTGATTCCTTTCTTGAACTCAAGTAGGGTCAGAATATCCTGGGAAGGTAGCTGCCCCAACGCACAGACAAAGCAAAAACCAACCACGAAAAGCCTAACCATCCACATTCTAACCTCTAAACCAAGAAAACGATTTCAAGATTTCGCTTTTAAAGAAAATGCACTAGGTCACACAGCATTCAAGATCCAAATGTTCATCCCAATGAGTTAGACGACAAGCGTACAAAACTTCAACACAAATCACCCAAATAGATTTTTGTAACCTTCACTAACAGAACACGCGGCCCAAACGACGCTCATTACTTCCACTAGCACAAGCATTAGGCGATTAAAACAGCGGTTGTTCGAACAAGAAAACACTTCCCGAGCTACATAGAGAAGAAAAACATAGTTTGGCTACTACACAGAACATGGCAAGACATTAAATGACTGCATTTTAAGGCCATTTTCTGAGATCTATCAAACCAGAGGAAATGTTAGCAGGACTCTTCACCTCGAGATAGACCCCCCGTGACAAATAAAGATTGAAACTCCTAGCAGCGGGGCAACTCAACCACTGTACTAAGAAATCTCTATTTTTTTCAGCCCTTTTCAGCACAGTCCACAACTGAACCAGCTACGGGGTAGAAGAAGCTCTTCAAATCTGCATTGCATATGCATTAAAGACAATGCAAACCATGAACCCACAAAAAAGAAAAACGTTGGCCTTTCAAAACCCTAAAAATACATTTATGGGTGAGTGTGCATTGGTCTCTTCTTTACCCATATTATTATTCAAAACGACGCACTCTCTGCAGACAAAGGTTACTACTTTCTCTCTCCAAATAGACAAATTACACCATTGATTACAATTGTTACATTGTTTGGAAATGTGGCATTCGTCGTATGCGTTCATCCCTGCTTAAATAGTTCTTGGTCACTTAACTTGATTAatcatcaaaaaaaaaaaaaaaattcaatgtaATTTTaggtcaaaaacgaaaattttgTTCACTCTACCACTTGAGAATTGCATTCTCGGGGCTAAACCAACATCGACTAATGTATTATTTATACAGTTCAAACTGggaaaatcaaattaaaagagCAACTCGAAATCGAGTTTTTGACCTGTAGCTCGGCAATCAGTGAGATTATCTTTCGACAGTGAATCGGACAATCTCACAAATTTATGTTTGTTTGATGGATCGCTGACTCACATTTACAAAACaagttaaaataatattttttataaatcagATCGAGCCACAAATTAACCCGTAAGTTATTCATGTATAAGAATTTTGTGATGCTTCAGTGCATCATTTTAACTTGTTTTGGGCAAAAGACCACTTAATTTGAAGTTGTTCCTTGATATCAATGAGATAAAAAGAAAAAGTATTCAACCCAAACCTATATAAACTCGTAAATTATACCAAAGGTAGGTAAAGTTAACCTGGTTGAGGGACTAATTTTGTTGATTTCCTATGTTTATATATGTATGAAAATTGATGTGTTGAGATTGTATAAAATAGGATCCCACCACTACCCTTTTGACTAGAGTTTCGTGATCTTGACCTCCTCTTGTCCCCAAAGTTCACGAGAATACATTTACGGGTGAGCGTGTGCGCTCTGTTCACTTTATTTCAAGAAATGGAATCTTTACATGTGAGTCGTGGAAAATTACATTCGCAGTAACATTTAATGACTGTAAGGTAATTATTAATTTCCAGGTAAAAGGGTTATCCGTAAAAAGACGTCTAAAACAAAATATAGGGATGAAGAGTTTGCATATTAAAAAAGGATATTTTAACAAGTTATAAACGATGATCTACACCGGGTGGCGAATTAGGTGAAGGATTGATTGATGTGGGACATTTTGTCAGGTCTTGCTGGTCCAATACCTGCAGGATGGGGTATCGATTTGAGTGTCCCATGCATTTTGCACAGACAGAATATATCtagttcttttttaaaaaatagtactTCAATGAGATCGAATCATTGTGTGACATTGCTTTTTCAAGCATACCACGATTCGGTATACAGATTCACACATTAGTTTGTGAACCAAACTTTGCCTCAATTGCATTGTGATTACCTGTTTTTGGAACTTGCCTATACGATTGGGATAAAATTTACTCCAATATCACATTCGTTATCAAATGAAGCAGGTTGACATACTAGAGCAATTCACGGATTAAACTAGTcacacattttttaaaaaaaatcaatggaGTATTGTAACTGACATTCGAAAATGGGACATGGGGTTTTTTTCCTTCTCtttttttcagaaaaaaatTTTTTCACAAGTACGTCCCAATGGAAATTATATGGAAGTGTTTCTAAACAAAGGAAGGTAatgatatgatgttcttggcagaATCTACAAGGCTGCAGAATCATGAATTAAATATTTCAGATAGAAATAACAAACAAAATTCAGTCTAAACACGGCTTTTTCAAGGGAAGATGCCGTAATTTTACAAACCTCATAAGAGGGATAGAGATCTCACCAGTAAATTAGTATCCATTATTTTAACCACTTAAATTGGCGTTAAAAATTTGGACGTGACGAGAAATATCACTTCTTACCGCCACCAGAAACATTAAATTTGAAGAAGATGATGTCTCCATCTAGGACAACATACGTCTTCCCCTCCTGCCGGTACTTTCCGGCAGCCTGCGCGAACAAAAAGAATAATAAGTAAATGTACAGATACAGATCCGAAATACAAAGCCCAGGGTGTCAGCATGATAAATTAACCATTCAGTTATGATGTGTACTACAATAATCGTTAACCAAATTTGTGAGCACCGTCTTACTAATACTCTAAGAGAAATCAATGCATGTCTCTCACTAGTCACTAGGCATGTATTCACGCAGACGGTCATTATTCCCCGCCATAGAATATCTTATTCCACCTTCGGTAGTGGAAATTGAGATTGTCATTCTCATAATCTATGCATTGTGTGGAAGTGCTTACGATATGATATGAAGAATAACAGGTAAATAAATAGATTATAATAAATAGATCTTTATAAT
Encoded here:
- the LOC140836684 gene encoding LRR receptor-like serine/threonine-protein kinase GHR1; amino-acid sequence: MWMVRLFVVGFCFVCALGQLPSQDILTLLEFKKGITNDPTGFVLDSWNDESIDFNGCPASWNGVMCNGGNVAAVVLDNVGLTADTDLGVFTNLSMLVKLSISNNSISGTLPATLGDFKNLEYLDISNNLFFSSLPHEIGKMSSIKNLSLAGNNFSGLIPDSISGLSSVLSLDMSRNSLSGPLPSSLTRLSDVVYLNLSLNGFTKSIPKGFELMTHLDVLDLHGNMLDGKLDPVFLLATTSASHIDLSGNLLGTAAEEHQNFLEGISPSVKHLNLSHNQLTGSLVSGGEAQTFGTVEVLDLSYNQLSGELPGFNFVYDLQVLKLSNNKFSGYIPNNLLKGDSLVLTDLDLSGNNLSGPISMITSTTLNTLNLSSNVLSGELPLLTGSCAVVDLSRNQFEGNLSRLLRWGNIEILDLSHNNLVGSIPEVTAQFLRLNYLNLSHNSLNGSLPKVILQFPKLTTLDFSFNQLDGPLLPALLTSATLKELHLQSNILSGSIGFSPSSADSNLRVLDISDNQLDGYLPDGFGNFSSLEVLNIGGNNFSGPLPTSIGGLSILNSLDISRNHFTGPIPKNWPNTLQSFNASYNDLSGVVPENLRKFSLSSFYPGNPQLLFPNPPPSSDHIPDGNTSKKHLRTVIKVVVISACVIAIIILILLAVFIYYKCASKRLLPHATDKHARYQTSTNTLIGGGVRAGGLVVSAEELAKSRKGSSLEIISPDENIAAVTGFSPSKPSQFSWSPESGDSFTAENLSRLDIRSPEQLAGELYFLDDTISFSAGELSRAPAEVLGRSSHGTSYRATMDNGMLLTVKWLREGVAKQKKDFAKEAKKFTNIKHPNVVGLRGYYWGPTQHEKLILSDYISPGSVTGFLYDRPGRKGPPLTWAQRLKIAVDVARGLNYLHFDRAIPHGNLKATNILLDGPDLNARVADYCLHRIMTQSGIVEQILDAGVLGYRAPELAALKKPQPSFKSDIYAFGVILLELLTGKCAGDVVSGENGGVDLTDWVCLRVAEGRGSDCFDSVLTSEMAIPAVDKGMKKVLEIALRCIRAVSERPGIKTIYEDLSSI
- the LOC140836687 gene encoding probable 3-hydroxyisobutyrate dehydrogenase, mitochondrial isoform X2; translation: MASCNTYRKWLVSLYRGNSKIITSSVLYNKLSWARMSSSSLVSSQFERVGFIGLGNMGSRMANNLIKAGYNVLVHDVNLDVMKKYSDNGILTKNSPFEVAEECDVVITMLPSSTHVMDVYTGPKGFLSDGNLLRPQLFIDSSTIDPQTSRTVSKAISGCKLKEDRGSGSPAILDAPVSGGVLSAETGSLTFMVGGSEQAYMSSKPLLLSMGKNIIHCGGPGNGSAAKICNNLALAVSMLGVSEAFALGQSLGISAHTLTKIFNSSSARCWSSDTYNPVPGVMDGVPASRNYEGGFAAKLMAKDLGLAAVSAKEVGLSSPLTFLAERIFTELCNEGHGVKDFSCVFRHYFSGKDEL
- the LOC140836687 gene encoding probable 3-hydroxyisobutyrate dehydrogenase, mitochondrial isoform X1 — encoded protein: MASCNTYRKWLVSLYRGNSKIITSSVLYNKLSWARMSSSSLVSSQFERVGFIGLGNMGSRMANNLIKAGYNVLVHDVNLDVMKKYSDNGILTKNSPFEVAEECDVVITMLPSSTHVMDVYTGPKGFLSDGNLLRPQLFIDSSTIDPQTSRTVSKAISGCKLKEDRGGSGSPAILDAPVSGGVLSAETGSLTFMVGGSEQAYMSSKPLLLSMGKNIIHCGGPGNGSAAKICNNLALAVSMLGVSEAFALGQSLGISAHTLTKIFNSSSARCWSSDTYNPVPGVMDGVPASRNYEGGFAAKLMAKDLGLAAVSAKEVGLSSPLTFLAERIFTELCNEGHGVKDFSCVFRHYFSGKDEL